In Episyrphus balteatus chromosome 4, idEpiBalt1.1, whole genome shotgun sequence, the sequence TAAGAATATTCTTCCAGCCataaatagaatatttttaatggttttttagataaagagtatttttaaatcatttcggaggcctttttttacatttacacAGTTGTGTAGTTTTATAGATTTTAagctgtttgtttgtttttttattttaagaaatatttatgagattatttaaaaaataaattaataaatatcaGTTGCTCCATCTTGTGAATTTCCAAGTAATTCTCGTGCACTTATCGCACCATCATGATTAATATCAACAAATCTATGAAGCAGTAATCGAATAAGAGCTGGATTCGCTGTCAATTCATGTGCCATCCAATCAATTGGAATActaaaatagatttaaaattatatttctgtTTTTCAATTGGTATGTCAAATTTTTAAGGACTAACCTTTCATCATCGAGGTCTTCCAAACTATTGCTGGACATCTTGTCTCGACTCATCGATCCATCCCTCTTACCATATCCACGAGCAACCATTATTTCGTGATTTTTAAAAGGGGCACGAATTTGTCGTCCATTTCTCACTGACATTGGAAATGTCAGTGTAAACGGGCCAGCATCAACAAAACTGAGAACCAATAAAATTGACATCGTGATAAGAAGTGTTCTGCTGAATGTTGACATATTGtagctgaaaaataaaaaaaaaataatataatatacttATAGCGAGGTCTACACTCTGTGAGTGTGgcttatagtgacgtctgctatctcagactgtggTTTAAAGTAACGTGTGTTATCTCAGGCTTGGTTTAGGTTTATTGACTGTACAGATCTACTGTTATGTACAACTCGTGCAGTGACGATGAGCTGTGGTGACGATGCAGCAAATAAGACTAGCAGGTTTCCAAAACAACGCAGCGTCACCGAACTCGTGATTGAGGTTCCTGTAGAATAAAATGACTACATCATGCGTCAAAAAAAGG encodes:
- the LOC129919641 gene encoding allatotropins-like, with product MSTFSRTLLITMSILLVLSFVDAGPFTLTFPMSVRNGRQIRAPFKNHEIMVARGYGKRDGSMSRDKMSSNSLEDLDDESIPIDWMAHELTANPALIRLLLHRFVDINHDGAISARELLGNSQDGATDIY